One segment of Candidatus Pelagibacter ubique HTCC1062 DNA contains the following:
- the rpmA gene encoding 50S ribosomal protein L27 produces MATKKAGGSSRNGRDSAGRRLGVKKYGGEVVIPGNIIVRQRGTKIFPGENVGMGKDHSIFSVVEGKVVFKKGKSDRTFVSVKPN; encoded by the coding sequence ATGGCAACAAAAAAAGCAGGTGGATCATCGAGAAACGGACGAGATAGTGCCGGTCGTAGACTTGGCGTTAAAAAGTATGGTGGTGAAGTAGTAATTCCTGGAAACATAATTGTAAGACAAAGAGGCACAAAAATTTTTCCTGGTGAAAACGTGGGGATGGGTAAAGATCATTCAATTTTTTCTGTTGTTGAAGGAAAAGTTGTTTTCAAAAAGGGTAAATCAGATAGAACATTCGTTTCAGTAAAGCCCAATTAG